The following are encoded in a window of Fusarium verticillioides 7600 chromosome 6, whole genome shotgun sequence genomic DNA:
- a CDS encoding AGC/NDR/NDR-UNCLASSIFIED protein kinase, which yields MASFMSSFFPGGKEKNPASENGSSRPATPSTRVDNFLNPASTPQGSPSKKTNPPGSHDLPSAFESALTLNPPVMEPPLKLGRPQSVVTPLSPGKTKVQPLDESNVNVDESVVHKTRPASPQKKQGQENTPPTSRLAGTDSPHQHSHAAVTRQQHYEHRERPNTPATKKFNTARGLTPEEREILQKPNVKRLVNVTQLYFLDYYFDLLTYVGSRQNRLAAFKNEYPPPPETDEQTHNQMWTKYTGRERANLRKRRVRLRHGDFQILTQVGQGGYGQVFLAQKKDTREVCALKVMSKKLLFKLDEVRHVLTERDILTTAQSEWLVRLLYSFQDEKSIYLAMEYVPGGDFRTLLNNTGVLSNRHARFYIAEMFCSVDALHQLGYIHRDLKPENFLVDSTGHIKLTDFGLAAGVLAPSKIESMRIKLEKASESAVPFGKPMDQRTVAERRESYRTMRENDVNYAKSIVGSPDYMAPEVLRGEEYDFTVDYWSLGCMLFEALTGFPPFAGATPDETWRNLKHWKEVLKRPVWEDPNYFLSNRTWNFICTCINSRTRRFSNIKDIYAHHYFAEVEWDVLRQTRAPFVPELDSETDAGYFDDFTNEADMAKYKEVHDKQQALETMAEREDQMSKSLFVGFTFRHRKPATEEGGSPRKRIPTDETFGTMF from the exons ATGGCGAGCTTCATGTCCAGTTTCTTTCCCGgagggaaagaaaagaacccGGCCAGCGAAAATGGCAGTTCGCGACCTGCTACGCCATCCACCAGGGTGGACAACTTCCTCAACCCCGCGAGCACACCTCAAGGCAGCCcgagcaagaagaccaacCCTCCTGGCTCACACGACCTCCCGTCTGCATTCGAAAGTGCCCTGACACTCAATCCTCCTGTCATGGAGCCACCCCTCAAGTTGGGCCGCCCTCAAAGCGTTGTAACCCCGCTATCACctggcaagaccaaggtTCAGCCCCTCGACGAGTCCAACGTCAATGTCGATGAAAGCGTCGTCCACAAGACACGGCCTGCAAGCCCCCAAAAGAAACAGGGCCAGGAGAACACACCTCCTACTTCTCGATTGGCTGGCACCGATTCTCCCCACCAACATAGCCATGCTGCTGTCACTCGTCAACAACACTATGAGCACAGAGAGCGACCAAACACACCTGCGACGAAGAAATTCAACACCGCCCGAGGCCTGACACCCGAAGAGCGCGAGATTCTTCAGAAGCCCAACGTTAAGCGGCTCGTCAATGTTACTCAGCTTT ACTTTCTTGACTATTACTTCGACCTCCTTACCTATGTTGGATCAAGACAAAATCGACTGGCAGCCTTCAAGAACGAATACCCTCCGCCCCCAGAGACTGATGAACAGACTCACAACCAAATGTGGACCAAGTACACAGGACGAGAACGCGCCAACTTGCGCAAGCGTCGAGTTCGACTTCGACATGGTGACTTCCAGATTTTGACACAAGTTGGTCAAGGCGGGTATGGCCAGGTTTTCTTGGCTCAAAAGAAAGACACCCGTGAGGTCTGTGCCCTCAAAGTAATGAGCAAGAAGTTGCTGTTCAAGCTCGACGAAGTTCGCCATGTTTTGACGGAGAGAGATATTCTGACCACCGCCCAAAGCGAGTGGCTCGTTAGGCTCCTCTACTCTTTCCAGGATGAAAAGAGTATTTATCTGGCCATGGAATATGTGCCTGGCGGCGACTTCCGCACCCTGCTTAACAACACCGGTGTGTTATCCAACCGCCATGCCCGTTTCTATATCGCCGAGATGTTCTGTTCCGTTGACGCCCTGCACCAACTCGGTTACATCCATCGAGATCTCAAGCCAGAGAACTTCCTTGTCGATTCTACAGGACACATCAAGTTGACCGACTTCGGTCTTGCTGCAGGTGTGCTCGCCCCGTCCAAGATCGAGTCAATGCGTATCAAGTTGGAAAAAGCATCCGAAAGCGCAGTTCCCTTCGGCAAGCCCATGGATCAGCGAACTGTGGCCGAACGCCGAGAGAGCTACCGGACAATGCGCGAGAATGATGTCAACTACGCCAAATCCATTGTGGGATCGCCTGACTACATGGCCCCAGAGGTCCTTAGAGGGGAGGAATATGACTTCACAGTGGATTATTGGAGTCTGGGTTGCATGCTGTTCGAGGCACTCACTGGATTTCCTCCTTTCGCGGGCGCCACCCCGGATGAGACGTGGCGTAACCTGAAGCACTGGAAGGAGGTGCTGAAGAGACCTGTATGGGAGGACCCCAACTACTTCCTGAGTAACAGAACTTGGAATTTCATTTGCAC ATGCATCAACTCTCGCACAAGACGCTTCTCGAATATCAAAGATATATATGCTCACCACTACTTTGCTGAAGTTGAATGGGATGTTTTGCGACAAACTCGTGCGCCCTTTGTACCAGAGCTGGACTCGGAAACTGATGCGGGCTATTTCGATGATTTCACCAACGAGGCTGATATGGCCAAGTACAAGGAGGTTCATGACAAACAACAAGCTCTCGAGACAATGGCTGAGCGTGAAGACCAAATGAGCAAGAGTCTCTTCGTCGGATTCACGTTCAGACATCGCAAACCCGCAACGGAAGAAGGCGGAAGCCCCAGAAAGCGCATTCCCACTGATGAGACGTTTGGGACGATGTTCTAG
- a CDS encoding nitrogen regulatory protein areA (At least one base has a quality score < 10), whose protein sequence is MLRIAFLHLIHDVLTRALRLGRPMMQSSPSGIAQLRKSSENNLAQPDAMNLDDFIFSDNSGSPINFASPEGDKMVDDRSGSSMASAIPIKSRKEPSLQNFVPQSVPVQPAHQAAQGSEFNYVNRHLRKTSIDDRRTRKRPANFSPQVPAVNSTAAQNDLDLDSELHDYSLDQPNQAGIPQQSNGSNVPFNLDTFMENDSMVNNGNFQQNFSFSPSTSPMIPHGPFSGMYHNSSVPSASMSSNNNNNNNSDFYSPPASAYPSNVSTPHPVPEQEGFYFGSQDARAQRPQGFQQSIGSMLSQQFMYGGSNGNSGSTMFSAPGTASESMSAYSTAPSSFGHIDPSQVFQSEQAVTSPTIQMPQDNMFSFGADSDDEDNNAFADRNVSMQKDMSSSLDESGAMGWDASLPGQFSTQAARFPGGPTRKQVMIGGTTTDFVDNNGDWESNGLERSQSQSFRGGNLRRQHPKLPRNASTPVHFGGQQNGFEQLAQSMQSSPSGDGNGTMSGFSSVAPSRPSSPPMSKQGSTTNLQSAAGNGNDGNAPTTCTNCFTQTTPLWRRNPEGQPLCNACGLFLKLHGVVRPLSLKTDVIKKRNRGSGTNVPVGGSSTRSKKTASALNSRKNSTLSMSTATANSTKPNSNNPTPKVTTPPATSQPASSKDIDSPVSGTTSGANTAGSTPNSHFAGPGPSSGAVGGKGVVPIAAAPPKTSPGPGASSMSMQRPATASSKRQRRHSKSIGGDVPVSMDIDSPDSTSSIDGPRPFGSSAGLSSLPGGMSASSFNLNQRPSTLGSATGMISMSGGQTSSLIGSSAGPQEWEWLTMSL, encoded by the exons ATGCTTCGAATCGCGTTCTTACATTTGATCCATGACGTGCTAACAAGGGCTCTCAGGCTTGGACGCCCAATGATGCAAAGCTCTCCCAGCGGCATTGCCCAACTGAGAAAGTCTTCTGAAAACAATCTGGCTCAACCTGATGCCATGAATCTTGACGACTTCATTTTTTCTGACAATTCTGGCTCGCCTATCAACTTTGCGTCTCCTGAAGGCGATAAAATGGTTGACGATAGGTCGGGCAGCTCAATGGCGTCGGCCATCCCAATCAAATCCCGCAAGGAACCATCTCTCCAGAATTTTGTCCCACAGTCGGTCCCCGTCCAGCCAGCTCACCAGGCTGCTCAGGGTAGCGAATTCAACTATGTCAACCGACATCTTCGAAAAACGAGCATCGATGATCGCAGG ACTCGAAAGCGACCTGCTAATTTCTCCCCCCAAGTCCCAGCTGTCAACAGCACTGCCGCGCAGAATGACCTGGATCTTGATTCAGAGTTGCATGACTATTCCCTAGACCAGCCCAACCAGGCCGGCATCCCTCAGCAGTCTAATGGCAGTAATGTTcccttcaacctcgataCTTTTATGGAAAATGACTCCATGGTCAACAATGGAAATTTCCAGCAGAACTTCTCATTTTCTCCTTCGACATCACCTATGATACCCCATGGTCCCTTTTCTGGCATGTACCACAATTCATCTGTCCCTTCAGCATCTAtgagcagcaacaacaacaacaacaacaatagCGACTTTTATTCGCCACCAGCGTCTGCGTACCCCTCGAATGTCTCGACTCCTCATCCTGTGCCAGAGCAGGAAGGGTTCTATTTTGGATCTCAAGATGCGCGAGCGCAGCGTCCACAGGGTTTTCAGCAGAGCATTGGCAGTATGCTTAGCCAACAGTTCATGTATGGTGGCTCGAACGGCAACAGCGGCAGCACTATGTTCTCTGCTCCAGGCACTGCATCGGAGTCAATGTCAGCATATAGCACTGCCCCCAGCTCATTTGGGCATATCGACCCTTCTCAGGTGTTCCAGAGTGAACAAGCTGTCACTTCACCAACGATTCAGATGCCGCAAGATAACATGTTTTCTTTTGGAGCCGactccgatgatgaggacaacAACGCATTTGCTGATCGTAATGTTTCAATGCAAAAGGAtatgtcttcatcacttgACGAGTCAGGAGCGATGGGCTGGGATGCCAGCCTACCAGGCCAGTTCAGCACCCAAGCAGCTCGTTTCCCCGGCGGACCTACTCGCAAGCAGGTGATGATTGGAGGAACAACAACTGATTTTGTCGACAATAACGGAGACTGGGAATCGAACGGCCTTGAGCGATCCCAGTCACAGTCTTTCAGAGGAGGAAACCTCAGAAGACAGCATCCTAAATTACCGCGAAATGCATCTACGCCAGTTCACTTTGGCGGACAGCAGAATGGTTTTGAGCAGCTTGCACAGTCGATGCAAAGCTCTCCTTCTGGTGATGGAAACGGGACCATGTCAGGATTCTCATCTGTGGCTCCAAGCAGACCATCTTCGCCTCCCATGTCAAAGCAGGGCTCAACCACCAACTTGCAGTCAGCTGCCGGTAACGGGAACGACGGAAATGCTCCGACCACGTGTACGAACTGTTTCACCCAGACAACGCCTTTATGGAGGCGAAACCCTGAAGGTCAGCCACTGTGTAACGCCTGTGGTCTTTTCCTGAAGTTGCACGGCGTGGTGAGGCCGTTGAGTTTGAAGACGGACGTTATCAAGAAGCGAAACCGTGGTTCCGGGACCAATGTACCTGTTGGTGGGAGCAGTACGAGGTCTAAGAAGACGGCGAGTGCCCTGAACTCTCGCAAAAACTCGACCTTGTCGATGTCCACTGCGACAGCAAATAGCACCAAACcaaacagcaacaacccGACGCCCAAAGTAACGACACCACCTGCTACTAGTCAACCCGCTAGCAGTAAGGATATCGATAGCCCAGTAAGTGGTACTACATCGGGTGCCAACACCGCTGGAAGCACTCCAAACAGCCATTTTGCTGGTCCAGGACCCTCTTCCGGTGCTGTGGGTGGTAAAGGGGTTGTCCCCATCGCGGCTGCGCCCCCAAAGACTAGCCCTGGACCTGGTGCCTCATCAATGTCGATGCAGCGTCCCGCcactgcttcttcaaaacgGCAACGCCGCCACAGTAAGAGCATTGGAGGAGATGTGCCAGTGTCGATGGATATCGACAGTCCCGATTCAACCAGCTCTATTGACGGCCCGCGTCCCTTTGGCTCCTCAGCTGGACTCTCGAGCTTGCCTGGTGGCATGTCCGCCAGTAGCTTCAACTTGAACCAGCGACCCAGTACGCTAGGGTCGGCTACCGGCATGATCAGCATGTCTGGTGGGCAAACGAGCTCGTTGATTGGTAGCTCTGCCGGTCCTCAGGAATGGGAATGGCTGACGATGAGTCTGTGA
- a CDS encoding nitrogen regulatory protein areA (At least one base has a quality score < 10), which yields MATTYSLARQGLGGSALFPFLQNGLADSDRSIDRMQQDDPLATQVWKFFARTKHQLPSQHRMENLTWRMMALNIRRHKEEQQQRQDEADARRKKNMDANSRLGRPMMQSSPSGIAQLRKSSENNLAQPDAMNLDDFIFSDNSGSPINFASPEGDKMVDDRSGSSMASAIPIKSRKEPSLQNFVPQSVPVQPAHQAAQGSEFNYVNRHLRKTSIDDRRTRKRPANFSPQVPAVNSTAAQNDLDLDSELHDYSLDQPNQAGIPQQSNGSNVPFNLDTFMENDSMVNNGNFQQNFSFSPSTSPMIPHGPFSGMYHNSSVPSASMSSNNNNNNNSDFYSPPASAYPSNVSTPHPVPEQEGFYFGSQDARAQRPQGFQQSIGSMLSQQFMYGGSNGNSGSTMFSAPGTASESMSAYSTAPSSFGHIDPSQVFQSEQAVTSPTIQMPQDNMFSFGADSDDEDNNAFADRNVSMQKDMSSSLDESGAMGWDASLPGQFSTQAARFPGGPTRKQVMIGGTTTDFVDNNGDWESNGLERSQSQSFRGGNLRRQHPKLPRNASTPVHFGGQQNGFEQLAQSMQSSPSGDGNGTMSGFSSVAPSRPSSPPMSKQGSTTNLQSAAGNGNDGNAPTTCTNCFTQTTPLWRRNPEGQPLCNACGLFLKLHGVVRPLSLKTDVIKKRNRGSGTNVPVGGSSTRSKKTASALNSRKNSTLSMSTATANSTKPNSNNPTPKVTTPPATSQPASSKDIDSPVSGTTSGANTAGSTPNSHFAGPGPSSGAVGGKGVVPIAAAPPKTSPGPGASSMSMQRPATASSKRQRRHSKSIGGDVPVSMDIDSPDSTSSIDGPRPFGSSAGLSSLPGGMSASSFNLNQRPSTLGSATGMISMSGGQTSSLIGSSAGPQEWEWLTMSL from the exons ATGGCCACCACATATTCCCTTGCCCGGCAGGGACTGGGCGGCAGCGCCCTTTTCCCATTTCTCCAGAATGGCTTGGCCGACTCCGATCGCAGTATCGACAGAATGCAGCAGGATGATCCGCTTGCGACTCAGGTCTGGAAATTCTTCGCGAGGACCAAGCACCAGCTCCCTAGCCAGCACCGCATGGAGAATCTGACTTGGCGTATGATGGCTCTCAACATACGCAGGCACAaggaagagcagcagcagaggcaAGACGAGGCGGATGCTCGAAGAAAAAAGAACATGGACGCCAACAGCCG GCTTGGACGCCCAATGATGCAAAGCTCTCCCAGCGGCATTGCCCAACTGAGAAAGTCTTCTGAAAACAATCTGGCTCAACCTGATGCCATGAATCTTGACGACTTCATTTTTTCTGACAATTCTGGCTCGCCTATCAACTTTGCGTCTCCTGAAGGCGATAAAATGGTTGACGATAGGTCGGGCAGCTCAATGGCGTCGGCCATCCCAATCAAATCCCGCAAGGAACCATCTCTCCAGAATTTTGTCCCACAGTCGGTCCCCGTCCAGCCAGCTCACCAGGCTGCTCAGGGTAGCGAATTCAACTATGTCAACCGACATCTTCGAAAAACGAGCATCGATGATCGCAGG ACTCGAAAGCGACCTGCTAATTTCTCCCCCCAAGTCCCAGCTGTCAACAGCACTGCCGCGCAGAATGACCTGGATCTTGATTCAGAGTTGCATGACTATTCCCTAGACCAGCCCAACCAGGCCGGCATCCCTCAGCAGTCTAATGGCAGTAATGTTcccttcaacctcgataCTTTTATGGAAAATGACTCCATGGTCAACAATGGAAATTTCCAGCAGAACTTCTCATTTTCTCCTTCGACATCACCTATGATACCCCATGGTCCCTTTTCTGGCATGTACCACAATTCATCTGTCCCTTCAGCATCTAtgagcagcaacaacaacaacaacaacaatagCGACTTTTATTCGCCACCAGCGTCTGCGTACCCCTCGAATGTCTCGACTCCTCATCCTGTGCCAGAGCAGGAAGGGTTCTATTTTGGATCTCAAGATGCGCGAGCGCAGCGTCCACAGGGTTTTCAGCAGAGCATTGGCAGTATGCTTAGCCAACAGTTCATGTATGGTGGCTCGAACGGCAACAGCGGCAGCACTATGTTCTCTGCTCCAGGCACTGCATCGGAGTCAATGTCAGCATATAGCACTGCCCCCAGCTCATTTGGGCATATCGACCCTTCTCAGGTGTTCCAGAGTGAACAAGCTGTCACTTCACCAACGATTCAGATGCCGCAAGATAACATGTTTTCTTTTGGAGCCGactccgatgatgaggacaacAACGCATTTGCTGATCGTAATGTTTCAATGCAAAAGGAtatgtcttcatcacttgACGAGTCAGGAGCGATGGGCTGGGATGCCAGCCTACCAGGCCAGTTCAGCACCCAAGCAGCTCGTTTCCCCGGCGGACCTACTCGCAAGCAGGTGATGATTGGAGGAACAACAACTGATTTTGTCGACAATAACGGAGACTGGGAATCGAACGGCCTTGAGCGATCCCAGTCACAGTCTTTCAGAGGAGGAAACCTCAGAAGACAGCATCCTAAATTACCGCGAAATGCATCTACGCCAGTTCACTTTGGCGGACAGCAGAATGGTTTTGAGCAGCTTGCACAGTCGATGCAAAGCTCTCCTTCTGGTGATGGAAACGGGACCATGTCAGGATTCTCATCTGTGGCTCCAAGCAGACCATCTTCGCCTCCCATGTCAAAGCAGGGCTCAACCACCAACTTGCAGTCAGCTGCCGGTAACGGGAACGACGGAAATGCTCCGACCACGTGTACGAACTGTTTCACCCAGACAACGCCTTTATGGAGGCGAAACCCTGAAGGTCAGCCACTGTGTAACGCCTGTGGTCTTTTCCTGAAGTTGCACGGCGTGGTGAGGCCGTTGAGTTTGAAGACGGACGTTATCAAGAAGCGAAACCGTGGTTCCGGGACCAATGTACCTGTTGGTGGGAGCAGTACGAGGTCTAAGAAGACGGCGAGTGCCCTGAACTCTCGCAAAAACTCGACCTTGTCGATGTCCACTGCGACAGCAAATAGCACCAAACcaaacagcaacaacccGACGCCCAAAGTAACGACACCACCTGCTACTAGTCAACCCGCTAGCAGTAAGGATATCGATAGCCCAGTAAGTGGTACTACATCGGGTGCCAACACCGCTGGAAGCACTCCAAACAGCCATTTTGCTGGTCCAGGACCCTCTTCCGGTGCTGTGGGTGGTAAAGGGGTTGTCCCCATCGCGGCTGCGCCCCCAAAGACTAGCCCTGGACCTGGTGCCTCATCAATGTCGATGCAGCGTCCCGCcactgcttcttcaaaacgGCAACGCCGCCACAGTAAGAGCATTGGAGGAGATGTGCCAGTGTCGATGGATATCGACAGTCCCGATTCAACCAGCTCTATTGACGGCCCGCGTCCCTTTGGCTCCTCAGCTGGACTCTCGAGCTTGCCTGGTGGCATGTCCGCCAGTAGCTTCAACTTGAACCAGCGACCCAGTACGCTAGGGTCGGCTACCGGCATGATCAGCATGTCTGGTGGGCAAACGAGCTCGTTGATTGGTAGCTCTGCCGGTCCTCAGGAATGGGAATGGCTGACGATGAGTCTGTGA